A window of the Dyadobacter pollutisoli genome harbors these coding sequences:
- a CDS encoding TonB-dependent receptor: MRNVTTYLFMLMICIYAPFVFGQKTITGRVTDAEDGKALPGATIKASEIRGTNTDKDGNFTLKNISDNITSLDISYIGYQTAKAEISSGTLEVKLFKSTFQADEVIINATRVNDKTGMAYTNVSAAAIDKQNLGQDLPVLLNFTPSLVSTSDAGGGVGYTGIRIRGSDATRINVTVNGIPYNDAESQGVFWVNMPDFASSVSSIQVQRGVGTSTNGAGAFGATVNINTNAFRQEAYAELNNSYGSFNTFKNTLKVGSGLIKDKFTFDARLSRVSSDGFVDRASSELHSYYLSGGYFGKKSFVRVNVFSGKERTYQSWNGVPEAKLRGDREGVLSYIDRNYLSEKDAKNLLDSDDRTYNSYTYKNEVDNYRQDHYQIVSSHNLSDKWTFNLNGFLVRGLGYYEQYRVDDDYSKYNLPNVVIGKDTLTGTDLIRRRWLDNYFYGSTFSLDFNSFKKLTASIGGGWNKYDGDHYGQIIWARNAGNIENEHQYYQSKGIKKDFNIYGKLYYQFTDKLNAFADLQYRNVSHNIKGTDNDLVQLNYDQTYSFINPKAGLTYQLADQSSVYASYSIGNREPNRDDFTSSTAGLFPKSERMQNVEAGFRTQQGKWAFSGNYYLMSYKNQLVLTGQINDVGNSVRVNVPKSYRTGVELEGAVAFNKFLKWNVNVTFSQNKIANFTEYVVNYDDGGYNTINHGKSDISFSPNVIAGSQFTYNLIKNLEVALLTKYVGKQYLDNTSTESRKLDAYLTNDVRLSWTIKPTWMKEIVFNLLVNNILDEKYESNGYTYGYFAGGALTQENFYFPQAGRNFLIGVNFRF, translated from the coding sequence ATGCGAAACGTTACTACCTATCTATTCATGCTGATGATCTGCATATATGCCCCTTTCGTTTTTGGCCAAAAAACCATTACCGGGCGTGTTACCGATGCAGAGGACGGAAAAGCCCTCCCCGGGGCAACCATCAAAGCGAGTGAAATCCGTGGAACCAATACCGATAAAGACGGGAATTTCACTTTGAAGAATATCTCCGACAACATTACTTCCCTGGACATTTCCTACATCGGTTACCAAACAGCCAAAGCCGAAATCTCTTCGGGAACATTGGAGGTCAAACTCTTCAAAAGTACCTTCCAGGCCGACGAAGTAATCATTAATGCGACCCGCGTGAATGACAAAACCGGGATGGCTTATACCAATGTGAGCGCAGCCGCGATAGACAAGCAAAATCTTGGACAAGACCTGCCTGTGCTGCTCAATTTCACACCTTCTCTCGTGAGCACGAGCGACGCGGGTGGTGGCGTGGGTTACACGGGCATCAGGATCAGGGGCTCGGATGCTACGCGGATCAATGTTACCGTGAATGGAATTCCTTATAATGATGCGGAAAGCCAGGGTGTTTTTTGGGTTAATATGCCTGATTTTGCTTCTTCCGTGAGCAGCATCCAGGTGCAGCGCGGAGTAGGAACTTCGACTAATGGCGCCGGTGCTTTTGGCGCAACGGTCAATATCAATACCAATGCGTTCCGCCAAGAGGCTTATGCTGAGCTGAATAACTCTTACGGTTCTTTCAATACATTCAAAAATACATTGAAAGTAGGCTCTGGACTGATCAAGGACAAATTCACTTTTGATGCGAGACTATCGCGTGTCTCATCGGATGGTTTTGTGGATCGTGCTTCTTCTGAGCTGCATTCATATTATTTGTCCGGTGGTTATTTTGGCAAAAAAAGCTTTGTACGTGTCAATGTGTTTTCAGGAAAAGAAAGGACATATCAATCCTGGAATGGTGTTCCCGAGGCTAAGCTGCGCGGTGACCGGGAAGGTGTTTTGAGCTATATTGACAGAAATTACCTGAGCGAAAAGGACGCCAAAAACCTCCTGGATTCAGACGACCGGACATACAATTCGTACACCTATAAAAACGAAGTTGACAACTACCGCCAGGATCATTACCAGATCGTTTCTTCCCATAACCTGAGCGATAAATGGACATTTAACCTGAATGGTTTTCTGGTGCGCGGGCTGGGCTATTATGAACAATACAGAGTTGATGACGATTACAGTAAATATAATTTACCAAATGTCGTAATAGGTAAAGATACACTTACAGGCACCGATCTGATCCGTCGCCGCTGGCTGGATAACTATTTTTACGGTTCGACGTTTTCATTGGATTTCAACAGTTTCAAAAAACTGACTGCTAGCATTGGTGGTGGCTGGAATAAGTACGATGGCGATCATTATGGCCAGATTATCTGGGCGCGCAATGCAGGAAATATTGAAAATGAACATCAGTACTACCAAAGCAAGGGCATCAAAAAAGACTTTAACATTTACGGAAAGCTGTACTACCAGTTCACCGATAAGCTGAATGCATTCGCCGACCTGCAATACCGGAATGTAAGCCATAACATCAAAGGGACTGATAATGACCTGGTCCAATTGAACTATGATCAGACGTATTCTTTCATTAATCCCAAAGCAGGACTTACCTACCAGCTCGCCGACCAAAGCTCGGTGTATGCCTCATACAGCATCGGAAACCGCGAGCCTAACCGCGACGATTTCACGTCATCCACCGCAGGATTATTTCCCAAAAGTGAGAGAATGCAGAATGTTGAGGCTGGATTTCGCACGCAGCAAGGTAAATGGGCCTTTTCGGGAAACTATTACCTGATGAGTTATAAAAATCAGCTGGTACTGACGGGTCAGATCAATGATGTTGGAAATTCGGTGCGGGTGAATGTCCCCAAAAGTTACCGAACGGGAGTGGAGCTGGAAGGTGCGGTTGCTTTTAACAAGTTCCTGAAATGGAACGTGAATGTGACATTCAGCCAAAACAAGATCGCCAATTTCACTGAGTATGTCGTGAACTACGACGATGGCGGCTATAACACCATTAACCACGGCAAATCTGATATTTCATTTTCTCCGAATGTGATCGCCGGAAGTCAGTTTACCTACAATCTGATAAAAAACCTCGAAGTCGCACTTCTGACCAAGTATGTTGGAAAGCAATATCTGGATAACACTTCTACGGAATCCAGAAAACTGGATGCGTACCTGACCAATGATGTCCGCCTTTCCTGGACTATCAAGCCTACCTGGATGAAGGAGATCGTGTTCAATCTGCTGGTCAACAATATCCTGGACGAAAAATATGAATCCAATGGTTATACCTACGGCTATTTCGCTGGCGGCGCGTTGACACAGGAGAATTTTTACTTCCCGCAGGCTGGAAGAAACTTTTTGATCGGGGTCAATTTTAGGTTTTGA
- a CDS encoding DUF433 domain-containing protein — MKSDTDTIFGLGTGIYTIPDIAAILGLPQAKVRRWLHEYWNAQFGKFSPSPFSDGSGRDLITNFYTLIEFFAFYQLREEGVSTQRIIKAHQVLEKALQTNYPFAKSDIFTDGIQVLFAGEVGEIIKADETLQLTIKEVFEPFCKKVDFNKNHFAERFFPLGKEHKIIIDPKRQFGQPVIGGTNVLTETVFNLFRGGESIEVIVGLYDLTVDQVEDAIHFHRNVA, encoded by the coding sequence ATGAAATCAGACACTGATACTATATTCGGTCTTGGAACGGGAATTTACACTATTCCCGATATAGCAGCCATACTTGGTTTACCGCAAGCCAAAGTCAGGCGATGGCTACACGAGTATTGGAATGCTCAATTTGGAAAGTTTAGCCCTTCTCCATTTTCGGATGGTTCTGGAAGGGACCTCATCACTAATTTTTATACCCTTATCGAGTTCTTTGCATTCTATCAATTGCGCGAAGAGGGTGTTAGCACTCAGAGGATTATAAAGGCACATCAGGTACTAGAGAAAGCCTTGCAAACAAATTATCCATTTGCTAAGTCTGATATCTTCACAGACGGGATTCAAGTGCTATTTGCTGGCGAAGTTGGAGAGATAATAAAAGCGGATGAAACGTTACAATTAACAATCAAAGAAGTATTTGAGCCATTTTGCAAAAAAGTGGATTTCAATAAAAATCATTTCGCAGAGCGATTTTTTCCACTGGGCAAAGAACATAAAATCATTATTGACCCAAAAAGACAGTTCGGACAGCCAGTTATTGGTGGTACCAATGTCTTAACCGAAACAGTTTTTAATCTTTTCCGTGGAGGAGAATCCATTGAGGTAATCGTTGGGCTTTATGATCTGACTGTCGATCAGGTGGAAGATGCCATCCACTTTCATCGTAATGTGGCATGA
- a CDS encoding PIN-like domain-containing protein has product MNRIYIDENISPHLASGLHILERPNGDAFEVLSIESVFGRGALDEDWLPKIGKEKGVVITQDLNIHRTRRQRELFEEHHVGVFFLSPPSKTGYQYWEMVEQIIKRWREIKKLSKGNRPFAYRCTSRSTDFERL; this is encoded by the coding sequence ATGAATAGAATTTACATTGATGAAAATATCTCTCCGCATCTGGCATCAGGATTACACATACTTGAAAGACCGAATGGGGATGCATTTGAGGTTTTATCTATTGAAAGTGTTTTTGGAAGAGGTGCCTTGGATGAAGATTGGTTGCCAAAAATTGGAAAGGAGAAAGGTGTCGTGATTACGCAGGATTTGAATATTCATCGAACGCGACGTCAGAGAGAATTATTTGAAGAACATCATGTTGGCGTATTTTTTCTTAGCCCTCCTTCAAAAACCGGTTATCAGTACTGGGAGATGGTTGAACAGATCATAAAACGGTGGCGTGAAATAAAGAAGCTTTCCAAGGGAAACAGACCTTTTGCATATCGCTGTACTTCAAGAAGTACGGATTTTGAGAGGCTTTAA